One segment of Neobacillus endophyticus DNA contains the following:
- a CDS encoding S1C family serine protease: MKKRAYITIPISLLLVAMMVTSFVLINIKPSAGSISQAQKLAEYSKPAVVRIVDYAIVTWQFNDYNPEVTAVFNQLQNQTLVGGSGSGAIISSDGYIVTNAHVVELSQMSNQEIANTAFKQLVTVMANYFKADYNTVYNYLVVYTKYQNIEKHTKVYLPGGDKFDGEIKTYSPPIGQGKDVAVLKIEEKNLPTLPLGNSDNIQNQDSIWVIGYPAAADSEILSPASSLVSTMNEGQISATTKTTEQGSPVIQINAAATHGNSGGPVINDKGQIIGLLTFRGDTVNGQEVQGFNFAVPVNTVKEFVNQAGVKNTSSDVDQLYKEGLTLYWGGYYKDALDKFEAVQRIYPNHSEIKRYITDSEKRVGSSKTLWSDYATTFYIVDGVAGLLIIILLVFTFAFRPKTPEVASAPDTNPPPASTASESQATSPENTLASLAKDGKIDMQDLLNTLQEQQKKQQQ, translated from the coding sequence TTGAAGAAGCGGGCCTATATTACTATTCCAATTAGTTTGTTGCTTGTGGCTATGATGGTGACTTCATTTGTTCTAATTAATATAAAGCCCTCTGCCGGGAGTATTTCTCAAGCACAAAAACTTGCTGAATATTCGAAGCCTGCAGTGGTAAGGATTGTCGATTATGCGATCGTGACTTGGCAGTTCAATGATTATAATCCTGAGGTTACTGCTGTTTTTAATCAATTGCAAAATCAAACGCTTGTTGGAGGTTCGGGTTCTGGAGCCATCATCAGTTCTGATGGCTACATTGTGACTAATGCACATGTCGTCGAGTTATCGCAAATGTCAAACCAGGAGATTGCCAATACGGCATTTAAACAATTGGTAACCGTTATGGCTAATTACTTTAAAGCGGATTATAACACTGTTTACAATTATTTGGTTGTATATACGAAATATCAAAACATTGAAAAACACACAAAAGTTTATTTGCCTGGCGGTGATAAATTTGATGGCGAAATTAAAACCTATAGTCCTCCAATAGGTCAAGGTAAAGACGTTGCAGTACTGAAAATCGAAGAAAAAAACCTTCCAACACTACCTCTCGGGAATTCTGATAACATCCAAAACCAAGATAGTATTTGGGTCATCGGCTATCCTGCTGCAGCTGATTCAGAAATTTTATCTCCTGCTTCATCACTCGTATCTACCATGAACGAAGGACAAATTTCTGCGACGACAAAAACAACAGAACAAGGCAGCCCGGTCATTCAAATAAATGCAGCAGCCACACACGGAAACAGCGGCGGGCCTGTCATTAATGATAAGGGACAGATCATTGGCTTACTAACCTTTAGAGGCGATACAGTAAACGGCCAAGAAGTTCAAGGGTTCAATTTCGCTGTTCCAGTTAATACGGTTAAAGAATTTGTCAATCAAGCAGGGGTTAAAAATACAAGCAGCGATGTAGATCAATTGTATAAAGAAGGCCTGACACTCTATTGGGGCGGCTATTACAAAGATGCTTTAGATAAATTCGAAGCCGTTCAGCGAATATATCCTAATCACTCGGAAATTAAAAGGTATATCACTGATTCAGAGAAAAGGGTGGGCAGCAGTAAAACATTATGGTCCGATTACGCAACGACTTTTTATATTGTTGATGGTGTAGCTGGTCTTCTTATTATAATACTGCTCGTATTCACTTTTGCATTTCGACCAAAAACCCCTGAAGTTGCGTCAGCACCCGACACAAATCCTCCACCTGCTTCAACAGCGTCTGAATCACAGGCAACCTCTCCAGAGAACACATTGGCCAGCCTAGCCAAAGACGGAAAAATCGACATGCAGGACCTGCTCAACACCCTGCAAGAACAACAGAAAAAACAACAGCAATAA
- a CDS encoding YifB family Mg chelatase-like AAA ATPase, with protein sequence MWAKVTSIGLKGMEGYRMNVEVGTYVGNDSFKIVGLPDMAVKEAKERIHAAIRSLGYTLIGQKITINLSPADQKKMGAMFDLPMAIALLLSLRELEAAPSENIAFFGALSLDGAVQSVEGLLPAVLAAKNLGIRRIYMPYDEKLPLLDFLDLEMIYVKSLQDVIGHLSGQRVNLPQSKYIKKTEDTYASSEYFDFQQIIGHIDAKYALEVAAAGEHHVLMTGPPGCGKSLLASRFPSILPALSKEAVLEVMSLYQLSRISYRQIGVPPFRSPHHSASGVSIIGGGQYPKPGEISLAHRGVLFLDEIGEFSKKTLDMLRQPLEDGVITISRTNAVNTYPASFILIAAMNPCPCGYSGSNTHYCTCSPKQIQFYQNKLSGPLRDRFDIQLMISPVDFDLANMGDMRESSNTIRRRVEEARERQYDRYGKEICNGRVPYEVLMKNIALKMEQQNSIQKYLMKKGWSNRAHIKILRLARTISDLQANPNITDQSIIQALKLHSGPSSKHR encoded by the coding sequence ATGTGGGCCAAAGTGACAAGTATTGGATTAAAAGGGATGGAAGGATATCGGATGAATGTAGAAGTAGGAACATATGTTGGAAATGATTCGTTTAAAATTGTCGGGCTGCCTGATATGGCTGTTAAGGAGGCAAAGGAACGGATTCATGCGGCTATCCGATCATTGGGTTATACGCTGATAGGGCAAAAGATTACGATTAATCTCTCTCCAGCTGACCAAAAGAAAATGGGGGCAATGTTTGATCTCCCGATGGCGATTGCTTTACTCCTAAGCTTGCGTGAGTTGGAGGCAGCGCCCTCAGAAAATATAGCCTTTTTTGGTGCGCTATCCCTAGATGGTGCTGTTCAATCAGTGGAAGGGCTGTTACCTGCCGTACTGGCGGCGAAAAATCTCGGAATTCGGAGGATTTATATGCCCTATGATGAAAAATTGCCGTTGCTTGATTTTCTTGATTTGGAAATGATCTATGTAAAATCCCTTCAAGATGTGATTGGCCATCTTTCGGGGCAACGAGTCAATCTCCCACAGTCCAAATATATTAAAAAAACGGAGGATACCTACGCTAGTAGCGAATATTTTGACTTTCAGCAAATTATTGGCCATATCGATGCAAAATATGCTCTTGAAGTGGCTGCTGCCGGGGAGCATCATGTCCTGATGACCGGTCCGCCTGGCTGTGGAAAGAGCCTTCTGGCATCCAGGTTCCCGTCGATTTTGCCTGCGTTATCAAAAGAGGCAGTGCTTGAAGTGATGAGCTTGTATCAATTGAGCCGAATTTCATATAGACAGATTGGTGTCCCACCATTTCGAAGCCCCCACCACTCTGCATCCGGTGTTTCCATCATCGGGGGCGGTCAATATCCAAAACCGGGCGAAATATCTTTAGCCCATCGTGGTGTCTTGTTTCTTGATGAAATTGGAGAGTTTTCAAAAAAAACTCTGGATATGCTTAGACAGCCATTGGAAGATGGGGTCATTACGATTAGCCGGACAAATGCTGTAAATACGTATCCTGCTTCCTTTATCTTGATTGCAGCGATGAATCCCTGCCCTTGCGGATATTCCGGTTCAAATACTCATTATTGCACTTGTTCCCCTAAACAAATTCAATTTTACCAAAACAAGCTTTCTGGACCGCTTAGGGATCGCTTTGATATTCAGCTAATGATAAGTCCTGTGGACTTCGATTTAGCAAACATGGGAGATATGAGGGAATCGTCAAATACGATCCGAAGACGAGTAGAGGAAGCCAGAGAACGACAATATGACCGTTATGGAAAAGAAATTTGCAATGGCAGGGTGCCGTACGAAGTTCTAATGAAAAACATCGCTTTGAAAATGGAGCAGCAAAACAGTATCCAGAAATATCTAATGAAGAAAGGATGGAGCAACCGTGCTCACATCAAAATCCTTCGACTCGCCCGCACCATCTCCGACCTGCAAGCAAACCCGAACATCACCGACCAAAGCATAATTCAAGCTCTCAAACTCCATAGCGGGCCATCCAGCAAGCACCGCTAA
- a CDS encoding transposase, with product MVRQVRTWFAGAMYHVTSRGIRKSPLFMEDEDYERYFAILEEAKDKYPFILHSYCLMTNHTHLQIETCETPLPIIMKHLNTKYAKFFNKKYDFSGHVFDKRYGAELLNSPEYEIDVSKYIHLNPVTAGMVTAPEGYPWSSYRAYVFNETKPLIDSARILSYFPAPPAQYYLHYMKSRITDKMIWQDGKIFMEEMVETLCGPK from the coding sequence TTGGTACGTCAGGTTCGAACATGGTTTGCCGGTGCAATGTATCATGTGACGAGCAGGGGGATTAGGAAAAGCCCACTATTTATGGAGGATGAGGATTATGAGAGATACTTTGCCATTTTAGAAGAAGCCAAAGACAAATACCCCTTTATTCTTCACAGTTATTGTTTAATGACCAATCATACACATCTCCAGATCGAGACATGCGAAACACCTCTCCCAATCATTATGAAACATCTTAATACAAAGTACGCAAAATTTTTCAATAAAAAATATGATTTCTCGGGTCACGTGTTTGACAAACGTTATGGAGCAGAATTACTGAATTCTCCCGAATATGAAATTGATGTAAGCAAGTACATTCATTTAAACCCAGTCACGGCAGGAATGGTGACAGCCCCGGAAGGATATCCGTGGAGCAGCTACCGTGCTTATGTTTTCAACGAAACAAAACCGCTGATTGATTCCGCACGAATACTTTCCTACTTTCCCGCCCCTCCTGCACAATATTACCTGCACTATATGAAATCCCGAATAACGGACAAAATGATTTGGCAAGATGGAAAGATTTTTATGGAAGAAATGGTGGAAACATTATGTGGGCCAAAGTGA
- a CDS encoding N-acetylmuramoyl-L-alanine amidase, translated as MNKLVRDFAWKRKLVFLLAVLVLAFGYGTSHSYASSITGWKLVNGKWYYLQNQTPVKGWKLVGNQWYYMDTNGVMKTGWLFNNGKWYFLQNSGAMKTGWLFTGGKWYFLDASGVMKTGWLQQGTTWYYLQNSGAMQTGWLQFGSNKYYFKTSGARGSGLQTIDKKVYYFNSSGVMQSNQWIEVNGKKYFLQTDGSAAAGPTTIEGKTYFFNMDGSLAAGWGTSGNDRYLTNNDGIIQTGWQTLDGKKYYFDQNGVMETGWFQDQGKTYYFDTNGAMTIGEKTIGDNGYYFNQDGTLFSNGWTSADSPKYYANQNGELQKAWLQLNGFWYYFGSDYSMKTGWVLDGGKWYYLNSQGQMQTGWLVYNNAKYYLNSNGTMQTGWWQNQDNWYYFGSSGALKTGWFLIDDAWYYSDANGVRQSGTVTINGKEYLFTSDGVWISETGDLTGKTIVLDPGHGGYDSGATGGGVYEKDINLQVSLKFADLLRSHGATVYMTRSTDVFVTLDGRVEYSNSIKPDAFISIHVNSSTSASASGIETYYNSVDGVMPAQSTELADCLESQLIKTTGAVTRGIKDESFRVIRGNNAPAVLVEIGFITNDQERANLLSNSYQSELCTGLLNGLGNFLHQ; from the coding sequence ATGAACAAACTTGTAAGAGACTTTGCGTGGAAAAGAAAACTAGTATTTTTACTAGCCGTTTTGGTACTTGCGTTTGGATATGGAACTTCCCATTCTTATGCAAGCAGTATCACTGGCTGGAAGTTGGTAAATGGGAAATGGTACTACTTACAAAACCAAACTCCTGTGAAGGGCTGGAAACTCGTTGGAAACCAGTGGTATTATATGGATACAAACGGAGTTATGAAGACTGGCTGGTTATTCAACAATGGCAAATGGTACTTCTTGCAAAATAGTGGGGCCATGAAAACTGGATGGCTCTTTACGGGCGGGAAATGGTACTTTTTAGATGCAAGCGGAGTAATGAAAACAGGGTGGCTTCAGCAGGGTACTACATGGTATTATCTGCAAAACAGCGGAGCCATGCAAACTGGGTGGCTCCAGTTTGGCTCCAACAAGTACTATTTTAAAACAAGCGGGGCACGAGGCTCGGGACTGCAAACGATTGATAAAAAAGTTTATTATTTTAATAGCTCAGGGGTTATGCAGTCCAATCAATGGATAGAAGTAAACGGGAAGAAGTATTTCCTTCAAACCGATGGTTCAGCTGCTGCAGGACCTACTACTATTGAAGGCAAAACCTATTTTTTTAACATGGATGGAAGCCTAGCTGCAGGCTGGGGAACCAGCGGAAATGACCGCTATTTAACGAATAATGATGGGATCATCCAAACCGGATGGCAAACATTGGACGGGAAGAAATATTATTTTGACCAAAATGGTGTGATGGAGACAGGATGGTTCCAGGATCAAGGCAAAACATACTATTTTGATACTAACGGTGCCATGACAATTGGTGAAAAAACCATTGGCGATAATGGCTATTATTTCAATCAAGATGGGACACTTTTTTCTAATGGCTGGACAAGTGCCGACAGCCCAAAATACTATGCCAATCAGAATGGTGAACTGCAAAAAGCATGGCTTCAACTAAATGGCTTTTGGTATTACTTCGGCAGTGATTACTCCATGAAAACCGGATGGGTGCTAGACGGCGGGAAATGGTACTACTTAAACAGCCAGGGACAAATGCAAACTGGATGGCTCGTCTACAACAATGCTAAATATTATTTGAATTCAAATGGGACTATGCAAACTGGATGGTGGCAGAATCAAGACAACTGGTATTACTTCGGCTCTTCAGGTGCCTTGAAAACAGGCTGGTTCTTGATAGATGACGCGTGGTACTATTCTGATGCCAATGGAGTCAGACAGTCAGGCACAGTCACTATAAATGGAAAAGAATACTTATTTACCTCAGATGGTGTTTGGATTTCAGAAACTGGAGATTTAACTGGCAAAACGATTGTCCTCGACCCTGGTCATGGCGGCTATGACAGCGGGGCTACCGGTGGAGGAGTTTACGAAAAGGATATTAATCTGCAAGTAAGTTTGAAGTTTGCCGACCTGCTTAGATCTCATGGAGCAACCGTTTATATGACACGAAGCACGGACGTTTTTGTAACATTGGATGGACGAGTGGAATACTCTAATTCTATTAAACCAGATGCGTTTATAAGTATTCACGTCAATTCTTCAACAAGCGCAAGCGCAAGTGGGATTGAAACGTATTATAATTCTGTAGACGGGGTCATGCCGGCCCAAAGCACGGAGCTTGCAGATTGCCTTGAATCTCAACTTATTAAAACAACCGGCGCTGTAACCAGAGGTATTAAGGATGAAAGTTTCCGGGTAATAAGAGGCAATAACGCCCCTGCCGTTCTAGTAGAAATCGGCTTTATCACTAACGATCAAGAACGGGCAAATCTGCTAAGCAACAGCTACCAAAGCGAACTTTGCACCGGGCTCCTTAACGGTCTTGGGAATTTCCTCCATCAATAA
- a CDS encoding sensor histidine kinase, which yields MLHETELQLQKEAKVVSGLLDKTALSREAVRKKLKNRKALAVTERLMSAKMIIWTGDQTVIYTDFRGGTLVDVLQQSNGAGQKFVSKTAVISAKNGMPKGYVTLVARLDQVQELNQLMRRSQIVSLIISALIAVILGLFFQRGLTRPIRMLTEQMKQFSLKRANREIRLQTNDEIGELAESFNALSRRLKKYDEDQKVFFQNASHELKTPLMAIQGNAEGILDGIVTGVDVNKSLNVIIAESQRLKRIVEGITYLAKLESVEESFTIKPEQLETVIQEAVQSVGGLAAQKGIDIVVECKVPDTLKVNVDREKIVRALINLLGNAVRYANSVVMIRSLFEAKGVRPDEKIKRESNRTQGKNEQDKALTETLIIEVIDDGPGLAKGEEGKVFQRFYSGQEGGSGIGLAITKAIIEGHGGTIQAGNGKQGGAVFRICLNEKPPSR from the coding sequence TTGCTCCATGAAACTGAGCTGCAGCTGCAGAAAGAAGCAAAAGTGGTCAGTGGACTTCTTGATAAAACAGCTCTTTCAAGGGAGGCTGTCCGCAAGAAGTTGAAGAATCGAAAAGCTCTTGCTGTGACAGAACGGTTAATGTCGGCTAAAATGATCATTTGGACTGGGGATCAGACCGTCATCTATACGGATTTTAGAGGCGGGACGCTAGTGGATGTCCTCCAGCAAAGCAACGGGGCAGGGCAGAAATTCGTTTCGAAAACAGCAGTAATTTCTGCGAAAAATGGAATGCCAAAAGGCTATGTAACGCTCGTTGCCAGACTCGACCAAGTTCAGGAGCTTAATCAGCTGATGCGCCGGTCGCAAATTGTCAGTTTGATTATTTCTGCATTAATTGCCGTGATCTTGGGGTTATTTTTCCAAAGAGGGCTGACGAGGCCGATTCGAATGCTGACAGAACAAATGAAACAATTTTCGCTGAAAAGGGCAAATAGGGAAATCCGTCTTCAAACAAATGATGAAATCGGTGAATTGGCGGAGAGCTTTAATGCCTTGTCGCGCAGGCTGAAGAAGTATGATGAAGATCAAAAGGTATTCTTTCAGAATGCATCACATGAATTGAAAACGCCGTTAATGGCCATTCAAGGGAATGCAGAAGGAATTTTAGATGGAATTGTGACTGGCGTGGATGTAAATAAGAGCTTGAATGTCATAATTGCTGAAAGCCAGCGGTTGAAACGGATTGTAGAAGGCATCACGTATTTGGCGAAGCTAGAGAGTGTAGAGGAGAGCTTTACCATTAAACCTGAGCAGTTGGAGACAGTGATCCAGGAAGCCGTGCAAAGTGTTGGCGGCCTAGCAGCACAGAAGGGGATTGACATAGTAGTGGAGTGTAAAGTGCCAGATACTTTAAAAGTGAATGTTGATCGGGAAAAAATAGTTCGCGCCCTCATTAATCTGTTGGGGAATGCTGTCCGCTATGCGAACTCTGTTGTGATGATCAGAAGTCTTTTTGAGGCTAAGGGTGTGCGGCCGGATGAAAAAATTAAACGTGAGTCGAATCGAACCCAAGGGAAAAACGAGCAAGATAAAGCACTAACAGAAACCCTCATCATCGAAGTAATAGATGACGGACCTGGATTGGCAAAGGGAGAGGAAGGAAAAGTCTTTCAGCGCTTCTACAGCGGGCAGGAAGGAGGTTCAGGAATTGGGCTCGCTATCACGAAAGCCATCATCGAAGGTCACGGCGGCACTATTCAGGCAGGCAACGGCAAGCAGGGAGGAGCGGTATTCCGCATTTGCTTAAATGAAAAACCGCCCTCACGATAA
- a CDS encoding response regulator transcription factor, with the protein MKHIFVIDDEKNIRDILQKYIESEGYKVTLFSDGRNVYEEMQRLKPDLLIIDIMMPHLDGLELCKKIRTASDIPIIFVSARDGEFDRILGLELGGDDYLTKPFSPRELMVRIKNIFKRMEKMVNTSTRTLKIRDVFIDLDRRYIEKDGQEMKLTTKEYELFVFLSQNKGKPFTREELLEFIWGYEYAGDGRLIDDLVKRIRKKLEVNQSKVELSTIWGYGYRMDE; encoded by the coding sequence ATGAAGCATATCTTTGTCATCGATGACGAAAAAAACATCCGAGACATTTTACAAAAGTATATAGAAAGTGAAGGCTATAAAGTAACACTTTTTTCAGATGGCCGAAATGTCTATGAGGAGATGCAGAGACTGAAGCCGGATCTGCTGATTATCGACATTATGATGCCACATTTGGATGGTCTTGAGCTCTGTAAAAAAATCCGTACCGCAAGCGATATCCCGATTATTTTTGTATCAGCAAGGGATGGGGAGTTTGACCGTATTTTGGGGCTGGAACTCGGAGGGGATGATTATTTAACAAAACCGTTCAGCCCAAGGGAATTAATGGTCCGGATTAAAAATATTTTTAAACGAATGGAAAAAATGGTGAATACCAGCACGCGCACATTAAAAATCCGAGACGTATTCATTGACCTGGATAGAAGATACATTGAAAAGGACGGACAGGAAATGAAATTGACAACAAAAGAGTATGAGCTGTTCGTATTTTTGTCCCAAAACAAGGGCAAACCATTTACTCGGGAAGAATTGCTGGAGTTTATCTGGGGCTATGAATATGCCGGAGATGGCCGGCTGATTGACGACCTGGTGAAAAGAATCCGAAAAAAACTGGAAGTGAACCAATCCAAAGTGGAATTGTCGACCATTTGGGGATATGGGTATCGAATGGATGAGTGA